In Dama dama isolate Ldn47 chromosome 9, ASM3311817v1, whole genome shotgun sequence, the following proteins share a genomic window:
- the C9H5orf46 gene encoding uncharacterized protein C5orf46 homolog, translating into MAVSVLRLTIVWGLLVLILTCQADDKPEGKPDEQPHDSGKNSEPEIPKFLNLLGSEIIENAVEFILRSMTRSTEFWEHGDKQGEHSSK; encoded by the exons ATGGCTGTCTCGGTGCTTCGGCTGACAATTGTCTGGGGACTGCTTGTCTTAATCCTGACTTGCCAGGCTG atgacAAACCAGAGGGCAAGCCAGATGAGCAGCCACATGACTCAGGCAAAAATTCAGAGCCAGAGATCCCAAAATTCCTAAACCTTTTGGGCTCGGAGATTATTGAGAATGCGGTGGAGTTCATCCTCCGCTCCATGACGAGGAGCAC AGAATTTTGGGAACATGGTGATAAACAAGGAGAACATTCATCAAAGTGA